GAATTTAGAAGCTACTATTTTTCGAGCGTTGGAAGTTGGGATTAATCATATAGAAACTGCTCGTGGTTATGGTACTTCAGAAATGCAGTTGGGTAAGATTTTGCCGACTTTGCCACGAGAGAAGTTAATTATCCAAACTAAAGTTAGCCCAAAAGCTAACCCAGAAGAGTTTAGGCGTGATTTTGAGAAGTCTTTGGCGTTTTTGCAGTTAGATTATGTTGATTTACTAGGGCTGCATGGAATTAATAATGCTGAAACTCTGGATTATAGTATCCGTGATGGTGGATGTTTAGAAGTTGCACAAAGGCTGCAAGCAGAAGGAAAGGTTAGGTTTATTGGTTTTTCTACTCATGGTGCTACAGATTTAATTGTACGGGCGATCGCCACTAATAAATTTGATTATGTTAATCTGCATTGGTATTACATTAATCAATTTAATTGGGCAGCTATAGAAGCGGCGACGCGCCACGATATGGGGGTATTTATTATTAGTCCTTCAGATAAGGGAGGACTGCTGTATAAACCAACGCCAAAGTTAGTAGAACTTTGCCATCCACTTAGTCCAATGGTGTTAAATGATTTGTTTTGTTTGAGTCATCCACAGGTACACACTTTAAGTGTTGGGGCGGCTAAACCGCAAGATTTTGATGAACATTTGAAGACGCTAGAGTTATTAGATTGTGCTGATGAGGTTTTACCGCCAATTTTGCAGCGTTTAGAAGAGGAAGCTTATAAAGAATTGGGAGAAGATTGGGTAAAAACTTGGTATATTGGTTTGCCAACTTATGAACAAACACCTGGTGGTTTGAATATACCTGTAATTTTGTGGTTGAGGAATTTGGCGATCGCCTATGACATGATTGATTATGCTAAGATGCGCTATAACCTCTTGGGTAATGGTAGTCACTGGTTCCCAGGTAATAAGGCAGAAAAGGTTAAGGAATTAGACCTGGGTGAATGTTTAGCTAATAGTCCTCATGC
The Oculatellaceae cyanobacterium DNA segment above includes these coding regions:
- a CDS encoding aldo/keto reductase; translated protein: MQYRRFGRTELQMPVFSCGGMRYQYKWQDVAGSEIPLDNQQNLEATIFRALEVGINHIETARGYGTSEMQLGKILPTLPREKLIIQTKVSPKANPEEFRRDFEKSLAFLQLDYVDLLGLHGINNAETLDYSIRDGGCLEVAQRLQAEGKVRFIGFSTHGATDLIVRAIATNKFDYVNLHWYYINQFNWAAIEAATRHDMGVFIISPSDKGGLLYKPTPKLVELCHPLSPMVLNDLFCLSHPQVHTLSVGAAKPQDFDEHLKTLELLDCADEVLPPILQRLEEEAYKELGEDWVKTWYIGLPTYEQTPGGLNIPVILWLRNLAIAYDMIDYAKMRYNLLGNGSHWFPGNKAEKVKELDLGECLANSPHADKIPGFLDEAHKMLVGQSVQRLSQN